gaccctgtctcaaaaaacaaacaaacaaacaaaaaaacaaaccaccaaccaaacccaaaaaacaaacaggaaGAACCCAAGACTCAAGGAGGCTGAGGATCTTTCTCAGTCACGCAGGCAGGCAGTGTAAGAGCTGCACGTGAATTCAGGTCTTTCCACACTGCACGTCTGTCCCACTGCCCCATATTGTCCCTGCATAGAACACCTGAGCAGGTGCCAAAGGCCAgccagcctcccctccctggagTCAAGGCTTAATCCTCCAGCACAGGAGCCAAGCGCTTCCTTCTGCCGCAGAAGCTGCTACTGCCTGGCCAGCCAAGTCATTTAATCAGGGTTTCTCTTTCGCTTCAGACGCCGTTTCCCATGGAACATCATCCTGTTGACCCTCTTTGTGAGTCTGGAAGGGTAGCAGGAGGGTGTGGAGATGGTTTGAGGGAGGGCTGGTCCCAGGGAAGGGATGGGGATGCCAGTGCGGAAGGATGTCCCTGGCTGTCCCCTCACCTCATCACCGCTCTGTCTCCTCTGTGGCTGCCTCTCTCCAGTTTGGTCACATTTACCCCCAGTTCTGGGAGGCCACCGTGACCATTCCCCCAGGGCCTTGCCtttctttttaagtgtttttcactcttatttctctccttcccttagACTTTTGCCATGGGCTTCATGACGGGCACCATTTCCAGGTACGTTCAGGGAGGGACAAACCACTACACTCTTGGGAACCTTGTACTGTGGGGGAGTGGGGTGTTCCCGGGCTGGCAAGAGCCTTCTGGAAGTGGTGATTTTGAAGTCATTTGTACATGGCTCATGCCTCTGGCCTCTCTTAACTCCTTCTTTCCCCCCCAGTATGTATCAAACCAAAGCCGTCATAATTGCAATGATCATCACTGCTGTGGTGGCCATTTCAGTCACCATCTTCTGCTTTCAGACCAAGGTGAGGACATGGGGGCCCTTCCCTGGCCACCACCCCCTTTCGTATCAGGCCTGGCACTTGAACAggcccgggcgggcccagagctcaGTGTGCCACgggttttcttctctttcccctcatCTGCACCTATAAAACTGCTTCCCGTGTCTGTCCTTAAAACGCCATGGTCACTCTCATGCCCCCTAGGAGGCTGCACTGAACGCCCCAGCAGGGGCGGCAAGGCCAGTCTGGCTGGGCTGCTGGTTGTGGCAGTCGTCTGACAGGtgccctcttctcccttcctggCAGGTGGACTTCACCTCGTGTACAGGCCTCTTCTGTGTCCTGGGAATTGTGCTCATGGTGACTGGGATTGTTACTGGCATTGTGCTATACTTCAAATACGTGAGTTTCCCAGGAGAGCTGGGGGCCGTGAGCCCAGTGCTCAGAGCAGACTTCCTGTACAGCGCGGTATAGCGGGCCCCCTCTCGGGCCTGCGAGGCCTCTGGGCAGGCTCTGGCCTCCAGGTCCTGGCTAGCAAGGGTACCAACACGGAAGCACTATCCTTTGGGTGAGGGTGTAATCTCTGTTTGGCCCTGGGAGCCACAGCACCTGAAGCCGGGGACAGGATCACTGATTTCCTACGGGAAGGGGTGGATTAGATCCATCTGACAGCTGAGACCAGGTTCCAGGAGGCAGCCTGGGAGAGGAACCCAGAGGACAGAGACGGTGGGCTTGGGTGGGAGGGAACTTAGGGATTTCTGGATCCCATTCCATCTTTTACTCCAGTCAGCTGGGGGAGTCTATGAGCCCCTAGGCTGAGAGAGCACAGTCCTGAAGGGGCAGCATGTGAACACGAGGGCGGCCTGCCCACTTCAccaggccagccctgccctctgtGGACAGGCACCCATGGGAGTGTCACACAGGCTGTCCCGTGGGTGCCCCCTGATTCTAACACTCCCCAGAGTGGCTGGGGAGcttccttcccagcccccagcccctggtctgTCCCTCCCAGGCTGGGCCGCAGAACACTCTACTGAATGCTGACCGGGACGGGGTCTGCCCCGTCCAGAGTTAGAACTCAGCCGCCTTCGTTTCTTCAGAAGTATAGTGGACACCTCAGTACCTTGACTAACTTCGGAGACTGGTTTGGCTAAAAGATGCCgtgattagttttatttttgatcaattcatttttttttacatttacctTTCTAAAAAATTTGTGCAAATGTTTGTGGTACTGTGATTGGCTTTATATGGCCCTTGTAGGATGGCCACTGCTCTCTCTAGTCAACTGTACCACCATGCTAAATTTCTTGCAGGATCTAGAAAGGCAGTAGTCTTTCTAGTTGTCTAGTAGGAAAGCTAGCTTCCTAGCTCTACCCGCTCTCTCGCTAGAATCCCAGGGAGAAGCTGGGGCTGAGGGCCTGCCTTGGTCTGTGCTGTGCTAAGGTTTCTAATGCCATCCCCTGTCCTCCCTTCCCAGGTTTACTGGCTCCACATGGTCTACGCCGCTCTGGGGGCCATTTGTTTCACCCTGGTAAGTCCCTGCCCCACTCTAGGAAGGGGAGCTGAAGGGATGGAGCATGAATTTAGGCTGCTTgggaggcagggagtggggtATAGCTGGTCTTTCCTCTCCCCACTGTCAGAGGTTCCAGTGATTTTTCTGGGCATTCCCACCATCCCTTGTTCATGTTGCCTGCTATTGGATCACTTGGTAGGCCATTATTATAGAGGACAGTGTGTCTCTTTCCTATTCTCTACTGTGATATACTCGAGGGTATAACCCACGTGTTATGCTGTTCATTAGTGTGTCCCCTAAGCACCCTGCATGGCACATAGTCTCCTAGGACAAATCTGCTGACCAGAAATAAGCTTTGGACACTGAGCTCTGGGTTCTCACTTCTGGCTTCCCTGTCCTTGCAGTTCCTGGCTTACGACACACAGCTGGTCCTGGGGAACCGGAAACACACCATCAGCCCGGAGGACTACATCACTGGTGCCCTGCAGATTTACACAGACATCGTCTACATCTTCACCTTTGTGCTGCAGCTGGTGGGGGATCGCAATTAAGGAGCACCCCCCTGTTTCACCCCACCCTGGGCTTTCCCTTCCCTAGAGGGCTGTGCCCTGTGACTGCTTGGGGCCTCAgacccctctccttcccctcaagTAGTATGCCCAGTTTCCTTTCTGTCCTGGAGATGGTGGTCTCCATCTCTCTGGCTCTGGATGGGGAAGTACCTAGTGGGGAAGGAGGAGCTGGGGCCTAACTGTTGCCTTTGGTGAGCTTGGCAGGGACTAGGCTGAAGATGTGTCTTCTCCCCTCCAAATACATGGCACCAAATTCTTCTTAACAGCTGGGGTTCGGGGGAAGATGAAAAGAGCCTATTCTGTAGCTAAAAGGGAATATGAAAGGTAGAAGTGACTTCAAGGTAATGAgggtcccctcccacctctgccaaaGGCTTCTAGGCTAGGCACCTGGAGCTGTTTCCTCTCCCACCCTCAACAAAGCCAGCAAGCTTTGTCCCCAGCTTCCTGGACATATAGACCATTATCCTATACTCCTTTGGCTTGGCACCTTTTAGCTCAGGAAGGAGAAGCAATCTGTGCCCCGGAGTCTCCTCACTTCAGCCCCTTCTTGTTTCAGTGACACGTGTATATTGCTTATCTGGGTATCCCAGGgatggaggggaggaagagagtgaGCAAAGTGAAGCTCCAGGGGCCAGTATGGAGCAGCATCTACCCAGGGCTGCCTTGTGACGGTGGTAGAGAGAGCAGACTGGCTGTAGCCAACTGATCCCTATTCTCCAAAGCTGCTTGGGGCCTCCCCAGGTGCTTTTGAGATCTCTGGTCAGAGTGACCTCTTGCTTTCTGTGCTCAGGCAGCTCGGAGGAAGTGAGGGGCAAAGGTTAGGAAATGGGGTGGTTTAAGGATCATGAGTGAGGTCAGGAATTAACCAGGGGGAAAAGAGACTAGGTGGGGGAGGCAAGGAAAATGCTTTGGAGTCCCCGACTTGGCCTGAGACATACTGAAGCCTACTGTGGTGCCCAAGATGACTTCTGTGTTCTTTCCTTTTGCTAACCCAAGGAGGGCCCTGAGGGGAAGGTGATTTCCTCTCTCAGTTTGTTCTTAACTTGCACTGGGAGCTTTTTGACTTAAGCCCCATCTCTCCAGCCAGCCACCGATTTCTTTGTAATATCAAAGTGCCTCAAGCTGGAATGGGGAAGGGGGGATGAGGGTCAGTCTGTCGGGTGGGGGTGGAAACCGAATCAGCCCAAGGACATACTTGGGATTTCTCTATTAAGTACTTGATGCTAAATGTATCACGCAAAGGGACGCAACTAGAAATGTAATAAAGTTTTATGTGTAGATGTTAAAACCCTGTACGGCTCTGGTTTTCTTCACTTGAAAGCTCATTCTGGGAGCATCTGTCTGGCTGTGTCCGGAGCATCCACTTCCTACCTCTGCATTCTGCCTTGTTCTTTCCCACCTTTTCCAGGGTAAATAAATACTCCGCAGCACATCCTGGGGGTGGATGTGATGGGCTGGTGACAGGGGAGCTCAACCCTGCAACACTGGATCTGGAAGGGACCTCTCAGCCAGAGTGCTGACCCCTTCTGTGCCATGGACCGTTTCCAGAAGCTCACGAGAACTATGAACTCTGTTCCCCACAAAGCTGTATGTACACACGCAATTTtgcagatgggggaggggatggactGCAGGTTCAGGTTCAGAACTCCAACTTAGAAATCACTAGTCCAATCTCTTATaagcgaggaaactgaggcccagagatgttgCGTCATTTGGACTCAGCCAAGAGTAGTGCTTTTTTTGCCTCCACACCCTGAATGCCTTCTTTGATTCTCTTTATTTGTGTCAAGGCTGAGCAgagccccaccctccctgccagcATCTCTGAGGGCTTGGTCCCCAGGGCCTGAGCCTAGGCTTGTTGCACTTAAGTCTCTGTGGTTGCCCCACCATCCAGCCGGGAACACTGAGCTCTTCTGTGAGAGGGAGCACACATGAGTAAccagccccaccctctgcccctcccgTCCCAAGGGACTCACAAACCCAGACCTGGATCCTTTTCACTCCACTCAATAACTTTATTTGCCTTTGGCTGGCTCCTTGGtgtgggaggggcgggggctggCAGCAGCCTGGGCTTCGCGCGCCCTCTGGTGGACCTCAGAGGTAAGGGCTAGAATCCCGGCCAAACCCGAGGACTTCACAGTCAATGATACAGTCTAGCCAAGGGTTGCAGCACTCCTCAGGCCTGCACCCCGGGCCCAGCTTCAGGGGACCGGGCATGTTGGGAGGAGACCCTGAACCTCTGGCTCTCATACTCGCCCGTGTTGGACGCCCGCATGTTCTGCCGAGCCTTCATCTGCTTCAAACGGTCCTTGTCCACTTCCCGCTTggtgaggatgaagaggaggataCCACAGGGGAAGCCGATGGCCCTAGGGGTGGGGAGATGTGCACGGGGTTTGGGGAGGggcccagcctgagccagagGCGCTGGGGAGAATCATTCTAGCTTTATCAACTGTATGAATTTTGCAATATCTCATGTGTCTAATTCGTCCTCCGTGCTGGCTGCTAGAGGGACCCACACAAATCAGATCCTAATGCTGCCCTGCTTAAAACCCCGTAACAACTCTCCATCACTTTCTGGCCAAGTTTAAACTCTTAGGCATGGCACAAAAGGCCCACTGTGGTTGGGTCTCTGCCTACCTCTTCACTCCTTTTCCCTAGAGCCCCACACTCCTCAGCTCTTCTGAGCTTCTGGAAAGGGTCCTAGAGCCCTGTACTCCTGCCATAGCGCCTGTGTGTGATTCTCCAGGCCACCCAGCCTCTTTCCCTGAGTCTTGGCAAAGGCCCCATCTGCCTAATTGCCCCACATCCCCTCTCAGACTCCCCTTCTTAATCTGAGTAACTGCGACTTGGAAGGCAGCTTGGTATGGGGGAAAGAGCACAGAGTCACAAGACCTAGTGAAAATctagctctgagcctcagttctctcttctgtaaaatggggatgtaaTATTAAtctcagaaaactaaaacatTACATGGTAAAGCACTGGCACACCCCAGGtgctgaaaaaaaatgttaatttcatcctCCTTTCCCTTTAATTTTGATCAATAATAGGTATCAAGGTCAGAGTTGCATCCAAATAACAGTGTAATACCTTCTAGGCCCTGTACACAACTAATATAATCTCACACAGCCTCAATTAACTAATTACTGAAACTTGGGTCTCACCCCAAACTCTCAAAAGGGAGGATGAGGCCAGGGACCCAAGCGTGAATCAGATCAGCTCAGCTTACTCCACAGAAAACCCactctctccccacttccacaTATTTTCCCACCTCCCCTGTCCCACTCCTCTGAAATTCAGATCCTTGAACTAGCAAATCTGTTTCCACACACAACTTTGGATTCAACTCACCGTGACCTGAAACTTGGAGAAGTTTCTGAGTCCTGCCCTCCCCTGGATGCCAATCCCCATTAGTGGGCAACTTAAACTCACTTAGAACTCACCAGGCTAGTCCCACCGCTTTCATGGGGTTCTTGCCTCTCTTTCTGGGAATGTATTCCAGCTCAGGGGATAGGGGCTCAGGTTCCTCCTTGCACTCTGGGGAGCTGTGGCTTTGCAGTGCCCGGGTCCGGTTGTGGGAAGCCCTGTTAGCCGTAGCTCCTGAGAGAATCCCTGTGGATGGAGGTAAGGAAGGTCAGTAAGAGGggatgaggagaaagaaaaaggggaggaGGGATAAGGGCTGGGAGGAGTGGTTGAGATCTGAGGAAGGGGAGCGACTGCAGTCTGAAGTAACAGTGCCAGGGAGAATCCAAAGGGAAATGGGAAAATCGCCATCGAGGTGGCACTTTTGGAAGCCACTTCCACGTCACTGCGGGCTCATCACCCTGGTGCGAGGAAGGCGAGATTCGCTGTTCTTCATCTCAGACGACAGGATGGGAAGGACTGCAGTGGGACTCACATGAGACGTATGAAAGAGATCCGGGAAAAGGTTTTAAAACTACAGAATGTTAGCACTGGAAGGGAGCTTAAAGATAGTCTACTCCATCCCTTcgttttatagaagaggaaaccgaAGCCCTGAGAGACGAACTACTTCTCCCAAGGTCAAACTGCTAATTATCCGGGGCTAGAACCCAAGCCTCCAGAAGCCCGGGGCTCTTTCCTCTGCACTGCGGTGAGTGTAAAACACCTGGAGCGCGGGAGTCTAAAAGGCTTCCTTGGGTCTCCCTCTTGCAGCAAGACCCCAGAAGTGTCGTGTAGCCCGAAGGCAGGGGGATGGACTGGGTGATCTCTAGAGAGCATCTTTTCACCCCCAGATTCTTTAAGATCCTGCAGAGGAGTATGGGCAGGAATAGACAGCCCTGACCTCCTGCTATCGCTGGGTGAGATGTGAAAGAAAAGGGATCTCCTGCAGTCCTGCCCTCCCCGGGGTCCCTCTCCTTACCCCGGAGGACGCGGGCATTTCTCGCCCCCCGGCCCTTCAGCGCCGTAGCAGCTACCACCGCCGCCATGTTCAGATCCCACCCCCCTACGCCGCGCTCCCCGCCGGGAATTGTAGTTTGCGTAAGGGGCCTCCCCCGCTCCTTCCGTCCTGCCTACAGGCCAGAAACTACAACTCCCAGAAACCCACGGAGCGGACCCGCGAGAACTACTCTTCCCAGGAGACCCCGGAGGCGCGCACGCTCGCTTGTTTCCCTCCTGTTGTGGGCGGAGTCAGGTGGGGCGGAGTTTGGGTTCTCTCCGCCACGCCCCGACCCGGTCTTCCAACTCTGCCCTGTGATTGGTGGCTCAGCCAGCCAACCCCTATCGCTAGTGGCCGAAGGGCCGTCGCTCTTCCTGCCGGGGAGTCGCCTACGCCTACTTCCTCCCGGGAGGAGGGGCTCGAGTTCCGCGTCGTCGCGCAGAGCTGACTCTGGGAGGCGTTTGGGCCCGGAGAAGTGGATCGGCCGCTTGCGCCGCATGGAGTCCGAATCGGAAAGCGGGGCTGCCGCTGA
The nucleotide sequence above comes from Eulemur rufifrons isolate Redbay chromosome 1, OSU_ERuf_1, whole genome shotgun sequence. Encoded proteins:
- the TMBIM1 gene encoding protein lifeguard 3 isoform X2, producing the protein MTGKSDTPSSEREPVSAFVRRNTAVYYVSYAVFLVTYLTLACCQGPRRRFPWNIILLTLFTFAMGFMTGTISSMYQTKAVIIAMIITAVVAISVTIFCFQTKVDFTSCTGLFCVLGIVLMVTGIVTGIVLYFKYVYWLHMVYAALGAICFTLFLAYDTQLVLGNRKHTISPEDYITGALQIYTDIVYIFTFVLQLVGDRN
- the LOC138390625 gene encoding probable hydrolase PNKD, which gives rise to MAAVVAATALKGRGARNARVLRGILSGATANRASHNRTRALQSHSSPECKEEPEPLSPELEYIPRKRGKNPMKAVGLAWAIGFPCGILLFILTKREVDKDRLKQMKARQNMRASNTGEYESQRFRVSSQHARSPEAGPGVQA